The Coffea arabica cultivar ET-39 chromosome 9c, Coffea Arabica ET-39 HiFi, whole genome shotgun sequence nucleotide sequence cctaggaaaataattagggttttacgggttctcacacaaagACTTTAGAAAGCTAAACATATGAATTTTATGCAAGAGATGACAAAATTGGGAATCTAAACTTAATCTTTTTTCTTGAGATCCACCATGAAATCTCCCAATGagcaaataaagaatgaaataaatatgaatatatacaaaacaataattgtctcaatgaaaaactttattattgcaaatgtttcaaatttttttttactcaaatATAATACATACGAGAAAATAAAAATCTCTAGAGAATATGCTTACAAATATATACACTTTCTCTTTCTATCTTTTCAGacaaaatgtattaaaaatAATGAATCAAGAGATTTTTGAGATGCTTTAGActagcattttcaaatgaatttttcattttcatttttcttttacattgtaggatctgcccaagaatcaagtaacacttataattttcaaaacttcTAGAACAAAAATACTATCAGATATAGGAAAAACATTTTTTACCCAATTGAAACATCTTTTATAAATGTGGAggagggaaaaaataaaagaaaaatatccaaaattagCAAGCAAAACTGTAAAATcgatatgcatgtcctatggaggAGCCCTTTTATATCAAGGGTTGGCCtaacatgaaaaatgcaatcctctggaacaggcaccatacaatacctgatggattcGAATAAAagacaattttaaaaaatttggctAATTGGCATAACAAGAGACAATTTGTcctaacaaaatgaggacaaaccCCGAATGGATTGATTGCTGTGATTGGTACAAGAAGAGATGCCAAAAGTCAATTTAATATAAAAGAGTCTACTCTTAAACAGATTGCAATGTCTCGAGTAATTTATTTAATGAAGCATTGATCGGAACtttaaaagagaataaaaacGGTCAAATAAATCGGATTGAATTGAtggtttacaaaaaaaattgactggactagtctaaaaatgaataaaactgatcaaatggattggatgaaattgaggatttattaaaaaaattgactGAATTGTCCTAAAATGAATAATGAATTAgatggaattgatgatttattcacaATTGATTGGAttgtcctaaaaaatgaataaactggTAAAAttaattggatgaaattgacaatttattcaaaattaattaaattgaCCTGAAGTGAATAAATTTgtcaaaatggattggatgaaattaaCGGCTTATTCGAAAATCGATTGGATTGTCCATCCATTCGTAGTCCCAAATTTCATAATTCTCGTTCCAATGCATTAATTTATAAGCCTTCTAAAATCGATTTTCGAATAAACcgtcaatttcatccaatctatTTTGACAAATTTATTCACTTCAGGTCAatccaatcaattttgaataaatcgtcaatttcatccaattaattttaccaatttattcattttttaggacaaTCTAATCAATtgtgaataaatcatcaattccatcCAATTCATTATTCATTTTAGGACAATTCagtcaatttttttaataaatttggccacaatatatttatttttccaacaacaaggaaattatttatgaatttcttcaatttagtgtccttacgcaagggattttaccaactttgacaaaatggccaaaaaatgattattagatgctcatatttcAATGTTCAAAAACTGTTACATTACTCACAAAGTTGCCATCGTGAAAGGGATcgaatcctaccttaccttgtgcactatcCCTTTGgataatgcaaaaaaaatataaacgtgcaagtctcattggattatatatccgagacaaaaGGTGACTTATTCCTAACATGGGATTCCCTATACGGCATTCCCTCTAaggttaatgcatgatgccagtttaatAAAGCGAGTAAATATGCAATACGGTAATTAAAACACAATTTAAGGGTACCCCATCTAGATGccggggtaagcctaaaatgacatgcatatatgtatatatgtgatgGACTGAAATTTAGACGTGCTATTTACAAAAGTCGGTCTGTCCTTAACGATTACCACGCCAGGACCCTTATTTCTAAGGTTTATGTATgcagaaaaagagaaaacatgGAGAgattagttcaacacataacacattgaaACAATAAGTGATACAAGAATGGAAAGTAAAAACAAAGAGAGAAGGGTGGAATCCTTCCCCTCTTGTCTAGTGTTCTTAATAGGATAGATGAAGACCCTATCTTAGGTGATTTCTAAATGGATGCTTGAGGTtaggctcactaatgcatctagactcgacacAGTTTCAggttcccaagccttcagacaaaagggcgaagggtcatcaattccaaAACCCTTggtcggtggcttgagtgatcccCCAAACATTGCTACGTGCACGTTGTGCCACGGCCACATATccaagtgaatctatcaaaaatcctcaattttcgactaaaagctaaaggctatcaacccaaagcttaaaatagaagattgagtgacccctcggatcatgctacgcacacgtcgtgtcgcgatcacacgtccaagtgggtcgcctaatcctaacagggaagagtggcgtgacaagccactaaaagaaaaataaatgagagataaaaaataaaacgtaTGCACATGTGCCAGTGCTcggtttggaggggagggatcgagaaccaatgcgAGACTCTAGGGTAATATTTCCCACCCCAAATGCAAAGCGCGATACATATAAGtaaataaacaaaagtaaataaataaatcattcatcACATATACGAGGAACGATGAACGAATACGAGGGTGAAATGCAAAacatcctaaaaaggaaaaaaataaaaaaaaatgcagcctaaaacatccaaatataataaataaaggggctacaaagagaaaaaaatgactAAACCAAGTGCTTGGACTCTCTATTGTCCCCAGTgaagtcgccaagttgtcgcgccccattgtTTCGCGATGAAAAAGAAAGTGTTTataaaaagatgtgattttatttaaaaataagtgaaaaataacctagaatgggactttaaaaaatgcgacaatttgggtccaaaattttagTATAAAAAGGGCTTTTTAAGAAAAAgaggagtcgccaagttgtcgcgccccattttttcaCGATGGCGAAATAGAATAAAGGTggtttatatttatttaaaaataagtgaaaaacGACCTAGAATGGGACCTtaaaaaatgcgacaatttggatccaaaaatttagtctaaaaagggttttttaagaaaaagaggagtcgccacttggtattgagtctgggtgtaccaagtcaccccaaaaatattttttgatgaaaataagataaaataaaaactctttTGATAACtcactacaaaaaaaaaaaagatttctagTGACAACAATATTTGTCAGGAAAATATACGTATTTTGTCAGGAAAAGTTTTCGTGACACCAATGTCGTCAGAGAAGATTAGTCACCTATACGCCGTCGGCAAAAGGTTTTCCTGACAACTATTGGAATTGTCATCAAGAAAGGTGTTATTTTCTGTGACGCATCATTAGGAAAGGTAATCGTGATGATTTGATCGTCAGGGAAAGACCTCATATTCTTGACGATCCTTTGTCGGGAAAGACCCTGAACTTTGTCACTAAATTTTTGATTGTCAAGAAAAGTCCTACATTGAAACTTGTGGGGAAACTTTAATGACAATGCAATATCATTTTTCCTGACGACAGCTGCATCactataatatattaatttctaaTTTGACCATTCAGCCTTTTTAAGCCCAGCAATTTTAGTGACAACAATGACCGTAtcttttttttgaataataattttttattttatttttaaaaaaattttagcaGAGCTTCCCCTTACAAATGGACGAAATCTCCCTGCCAACAAgcccaatttcaagaaaaattaaaactccTGACTAAACCATCGCATATCATCTATTTAGACACTCCATCcaatcaaaatataaaagtatGCAAGCAAAATATCAACCAAAACTTCACAAATTATCATTAGTAGGCAACCATAATATGTCAAACCACAAAAGTTAACTATGTCAAACATTTACATATCATCACATTCCATGATTTGAAACCAATATAAACATTGCTATTTCTCCCTAGATAACTGCCATATACCTAACATATGCTAAAACCAAAAGATGGACTTTAATTCCATGGTCAACAAAATACTAGAGATCGATGATATCAAAATAGAAGAGTTCTTCAGTATGAGCCAAAAGCAATCCACAAGTTCACCCCAAGCCTGTAcaataaaaccaagaaaaatctGAAATCAGAGAAATAATAGAATGGTATGCAAAAGATGTATTTTTGTTATGATGCATGGATGATCACTACAAATTGCTTAGGGACCACCTAATAATGAGTACAAGCAATGCATTAACTTGTACCAGAATAATTACTATGCCGCAAGTAACCAATAATACATCAGGAAATACAAATCATAACATAAATTGTTCCACATCTATTTGCTACTACCTAACTACCTAACTCCCCAGCTCGCATCTATTTGCTACTACCTAACTACATTACAGCAATACATGATTTACCCAATAAGCGTACAACTAAAGATTAGCATTTCATGATATTGGGTTAGCCAAGAATTAGACCTAAGCATCCTCCACCAGGTCAAGTTGATGGGGCGCAATATCTGTTCAAGCAGATGAAAGCAAAAGGCCATTTCTCACTCAGCTTTCAACCTTGAGTTAAATGAATGAATTAGCAGCCTCCACTTGGCACGACTGCGATCAAGTCCCACAGTCTTCTTGGAGAAATATGTTAGGTGTCaatccaatatttgcaactaaacTACTCAATCAATACACACTTTCCTCATGAAACTAAACTTCTTGAAGTGCTAGATTTAACTCGTGTGCCGACTTGGCAATTGAACCACCTCTTCTGGAAAACCCCAAAacaaataagcaacaaagaaaTCATCATGTGCGTATATTGAGAACAGCAATTTAGGGAGAGAACAATCACCTGCAAAGTACAGGCAAGCAACGCTTAACCTTTTCAAGCTCAACAAAGCATGTATTGCAGCGTTCCAACCTTTTGCACCAACCCAACAAGAGTCTCAGAATTAGGAGACTTCAGATAATACGGATAATAAGAGATGTTTTGAGATATTGAATCACACCTTTGCTCTGCCTCAATATCCACTCCTACGGATGAAGGTGCTGATATAGAAGAATATATTACTGACCCAAATACTCTGACCAGCTTCAGAAGCATCTCCAATGAGATATTTTGATGCCTGCAGAATAATATGTATCACATGCCAAGAGAACAGAATAAGTAATCAGCTGGAAACAATTCACATTTACAGGCATGTCAAACCAATAAAGGCATCCATTCAAACAGTTCATGGAAAACCTTTATACAGCAAATTACCTTTTGTTGTAAGAAAAATCTGTGCAATTAGATCTGAGCAAGATAGATAAATATCACCATGTGAAAAGTTTAACTCAAAAGAGTTTTCTATTTATCCGTCACCACGTAAAAATTCAATTAACGGTTTCTATATTACATTGTCACAACGTAAGAAGTTCATTAATAAAACCTGCCTTCTCAAAGTCCAGGGCAAGCCAGTTAAATAGATCTTGTACCTCAGTTTCTTTCATAGCTACCCGTCtaacaaaaaggaaatttaaCACAGAAGTTTCTATTGCCATTTCTCAGCTAGCAAAAGTTTAGATTAAAGCTCACAGCGTGCAAAAGTTGGGAAATGGAAAGTGGGCTGGTAAGAAAAAGATATTAATGGAACAGAAATGATAACTTTTAACTAACATGCACCTATACAAAGAGATGTCAAGGCCAAatcatcattattttttttcaatttacttTATTATGAAATCACGAGACTGACTTCACTGTACTGTTAGCAAACAGCTTAGATCTATTCCAGATATGTATCATAGATCCAACAAAATTCCAATTGGGCTGGTAAGACAAAGATACTAATGgaacaaaaatgataatttttAACTAAAAACACACCTATATGAAGAAATATCCAGGTagaatcatctttttctcaatttAAATAACTAAGAAACAGTGTGACTGGCTTCACTGTTATTTTAGCAACCAGCTTAGATGTATGTCAAATGTCTTGTAAATCCAACAAAATTCCAATTTGTAATAGGCTTAGACTATAAAAGAGGCCAGAGACTGCTGCTTAAACATCTTTACCTGTCCATCTCACTTTCAAGAGCATTTACAGGGCAAATGAGAAGAACTATGACACATCAACATAATGCCAAGAATTATGACAGCAGAAATTTGTCCTGTAAACCCTGCCATTCCACCTTTAATCTGGAAATGGAAGAACAACAGAATCTGAAGTCGCACATCCAGTATAGATAATCACAGTAGCAACTAGCATCGCTGTCATAATTCTCACATCTCAACTCTGTTAGTAAGCTGAATTCAAGCAATGAGATTTAGGCCGTGGTAAGTCACTAACATGCTCCATTTTTTATTGCAACACTGGGATTTCTCCACCACCAAATTATCCTGGGCCATCTTCACTTTTTTGTTATATGGGTGATGCATAGGAAAAAGTGTCAGTAGTGTTCGAAGACTATCCTTGCAGTAAGTAGCAAGAATGCAACCACTGAGAACACATTGCTGGTTTCCCCATAGCCAGTCTTAAAATTTCTTTCAGTGTTCCATGCTGACCTGAAATTTATCTATTATCTTCACCCAAAACAAAATACAACTACCTCATATAAAAGCCACTCAAATGTAGTTCAAACTATGTAGACATACGTATAAAAAAGACTGGACAATAGTACACCCATTTTGACTAACCAAGTCgaaatttcctctttttttgGCCATGAAATCCAAACAACATTACCACACTTCTAATCCAATAACCAATATTTGCACCAGGACATATAACCCAAGGAAATATTTAGAAACTTAATTGTAATTTAAGTACATATTCTTAATCTACAACTGCATTGTATAAAAAATAATGCCATTTCATGAAATATCGATCTTTCATCAAAAGGGTAAGCTAAAAATTGTAACTTTTCTGTTAAATAGCGAAGcaacaaaactgaaaaattgaGCTGATTGCAAATTCCATAGTCAGACCTGAAAAATTGAATTGACTCACCAGTCAGAGCCGACTGCCAATTCCACTATTGTACTTTCAGTACCTTGAGCAGAGCTGAAAAATTGATGACTTGGAAATAGGAGGAGCAACCAAAACAGGATACCAACCGGGTCAATTTTCAAAGGATCTCTATCGAGCAAGTGAGCATCAGGAAGAATGATATCAACAAGTTTTCTACTGATTATATCCCCGGGCACAAGAATTTAAACATCTTCCTGGGTTTTGACAaacagagaaagagagagatgaaTAAAATACccactataaaaataaaaaatgaaccaATTAAGGACAAAATTGAACGGTGATTTGGAGAAAAGGAACTGATTCAAGACAAAATTgaaggattatttgatttttacatCACCTTAGACCATCGTGTTGTCTCTCTTGTTGAAAGAGATGAAGACAAGTTCGAGTTCGTTGTTGTTCTTTGTTGTTGGAGATATGAAGACAAGTTACAGATTTGGAGAAAGTGTTTCTTTGTCGTTGTTGTTCCAAAAGTAAGAAATACGGAAAagtgtttctttgtttcccgGTTTCCATGTCATAAGTCTGATttccttctaaatttttttggGTCCAAAACGGGGAAAAAACTGgtgggaaaaaaatgaagggaGAATGAAAACTTTTCCTGACGAATTGATGTGGGGAAAGTAACTCTAGAcaatgaaaaaaatagaaaaacatgtTTGCCTTCTGAAGGACATTTGCCTGACGGGTTGTCATAAAAAGTATTGTTTTTGTAACGAATAGGTTGGTTGTCATGAAAAATTTGTCacgaaagaaataattttttgtaGTGACTCCAAGTCTtcgaaaaaacaagagaaaatgggttcgggagtcacgattgaagaaagggaaggcaaaggttcgattaaattaaatctaaggcaccctttcaacctagtctaagctagttgcgagatttagtcaaaattttcctaatctaatccttaattttatcacgtttggatgtttcctacatggatgcaaatctaaatttataaaaatatcgaaagagacaaaatgttcattcaagggtttaattgaactaatcgcattaattgcgaaggccaaaataattctttgaaagtgtcacgagtatgcaaatgataaaattaaaagtaaagaaaagaaattaaattatatacatagatataagtgatcaaagaaaaagggagtgcaacataaagggtacgggaggcaaaaactcgtgacataattttcttgcACAGGGATTAATgggatatttaaactaaaaagttataatcacccattttccatgtttgaaaaataattatcctaacatgaacaagcaaatgaactagttTAAAtaagatgcaattctaaatgacatgataaGCACCTATAGAGAGTAGGagataatataatagggaatatcatgcaaatgagaaagattctaaaaatgaaaatatgcatgcaaATGTAATGAGTAGCACACAAAGATGAATTTAGCGCAAGGCGACCTAAAGGGTCTAACGTTGGACTAACCTATTTCCAAAATTccttactagcattggactagcaagtaagcggagagagaagccacaactagcgttgaactagtgTGGTGATATCATAcattaacaattcatagtgaaacaaataaagtataaattaaaacaaataaacacataagagcacgtagcacataatacgtaaacataatatctagatgccaaaatcctaaaaaaagcggataaaacacataacacataaacacgcaacctatctattacatcggagaatctaattacaatctaaaatgggaaaaatataataaaataaaattagttatcctatctattacatttttttaaggtatttaaatgcctctcgaatgattataaaaattaactaaacaaatataatataagaaaatttaaatgaacatttaaatccaataaataaagcatataaaaatatataaacacataagaacacataggagcacataagagcacgtaattgacattaaaataataaaaataggagtaccttccgtttgaagtggtgactaaatggagtcaaattgtcctatttatactcacaatgaacaaaagaatcatggcaccaatttaattgaaaaaaataataataataaaaattctaaATTCACCTTAATATGTCAAAcgtaaagaaatttaagaacatctaaaaattacaaagtTAAACGcactcaaaagtaacataattagctattaaagaaaagaaacaatcataataaagagagtcaaaattcatcagggactgaattgcaaaaattgaaaaacttttggggataaaaattatattttttcaaagtttaggggtcaaaattaaataacagataaaattcagggaccaaagtgcaattaatttaaggacctaagTGAAAGAGATTTAAAATTTTCTGGGCCGTAGTAAAATTGctccaaagatcaggggctaaagtgcaaattttgcttctgatttggacaagaaaaggCCATCGGGccatcatttttatttatttaggcCGAAAACTATTTAAAcccaaccgaaacccaaaagaaataagCAGTCCAGTCCATCCTTTAATCATTCAAGCCCGACTAAAAACATGCATGGACTCTGACCTTCTAACCCAACcaaaacccaaagaaataaaccTAAACCCATTTcgaaaacccaaccaaaaactaactcttggcccaactgaaaataaaaaaaaaaaaaacattagcccatttcgatttcttttctttcctttcttttttccttctcttctcATACctctcattttttctttctccttctccGGCGGGGTGAAGCTTCTGGCAGCCGTGTTGGCTGCCGctgccgccgccgccgccaccTCGAACTACCGGCGGTCACCGGCGAATTTTTTCCGGTcacaaaaaattatcaaaatataTACCCTCAACTCGATTTTCTGCGTAGATTCCATTTCTAgagttagtttttacaaaaaaaatgagCCGAAAGTGATCAAAATGCCAAGAAATCTgttcagtttttttttaaaccctcaaatcttcaccaaaaatcataaaaattatgccaaaaccctccttataacttctacaatacaactatgattttgatttaacaagaaaacaacataaaatggctaaaataaagcaaaacagcctcctaaaattccttttttttcatttttggcattttttcaaacagtTAACATGCATACATAAAAAACATTTCCTTTTCCTCAATCTAGTTCATGCCATTTcccaaatttcagcaatacaacaacaacaataaaaacCAGCAAAAGCAAGATAAATTAAAACCAAAATGTATCTCATatgccataaaaaaaaaactggaaaatATCTCAATGAAAGTGGAATTGCCTTGGCTGAAGTTTTTCCGATACCTGTGAGTGTGTTGGGAAAACATTGGGAAAGAGGAAAGGCCAAGGGaaattgtcttcttcttccGTATTTCTCTTCTGCGTTCCAagtcgagagagagagagagtgtgtgagcCGTGAGCAGAGTGAGAGagtgttttcttcttcttttgtgtgTTCTGTCTGTTCTGTTGAGAGaccagagagagccgagagggagatTGAGGAAGATTCAGTGCTTCTATTTTTTTCTCCTGGTGTCGTGCcaattgagagaaaagaaagagccaGTTGAGAGTGGAGCGTGGGATTCGTCAAAATGATGGCCTTCTCacctaatgaaaagaaaagtgCCGGAACATTGAGTGGAAAAAATGGATGAATAGTGCATTTAGTGAAAGAGCAATAATTAGGAGaagatttttgattttttgattttcttttttttgtttgtttttttttgtcctaaaataaacctgcaaaaaatgacaaaaatacacattaaaatgtaagaaaataaataactcattaaatagaaaaaattcactaaaatattaagaattgacaaaaatttagtGTCTATAGCAATggtaaaacaattttttttcaaaatttcaaggcaatccggccaggtatctGGCCAAAAACTGGTCGGATTTCCAGCCGGATTCGCCAAAAACAAagcgaaccagaatttttttttccttttccttcttccgggagtctcaaactcccctccttaaaagaatgtcgttcttgatattccaacttgtactaatcagatcaagatatcccacaaaagtcaaacaagcacttccaagcaagcagtaagagttactctaatctcacatatcaaatttttcattcctacaagaaatcactgacaTTTCAAACCAGATCTACAGTACGGCATTCTAAACTTTAAGTTTAGGATACACTTCAGAGATCTGACGCCTAAGctttgataccaattgtgacggtcccacctccccctaaggcgaaccaaagggttcggtggaccgcctgcccagctctcgccaggactcagtcactcactacagttctcaaacaaattacaatataaatctcaaatatatatcaatggttccacaaatttacatgatatgggcaaccctaggggaagaccctcctaaaccctcccaaccttgtaattatcagagttggaccttttctctcaatgaaaattgaactcgattgttctcatgaactcaagacctctgacacacaaaggcaatcagcaaccttaagcaaataaagatggatgaagagacaccacgattagggaacaaactaatcgataaagtcagatttgaatcctaagcaatgaactcaagaattcaagagtaagttcgattaagaacttgaaggaaaattcctcacgatttctggttgtaatattctGTCCCTTTCACTCATAcaataggtgccttttataggctaaaactagggcaaaatccggcccacataaacctggaagaaattcggtccgcataaagagcttaaagagccagctctttaaggctttccgataaggcccaataagtaataaaatactcaacacctaacaactactaaactaaacagtcttaaaacaactaccaactaagctaacaagtatgagatcattctttcacttcaaacgtacaagtgaacaaggtaatttcatggtccatcaaatcttcaaacttagcttgctccttgcttgtatggtgaatgatcaaggcttgtaaagcttccttcaccttcttggatcttaatcttatcatcggaccaccaatgttaaCCAAAGGATTCTTGactcaagattgaagttgttgcgcacccgtatccgcatcattccctccctcctcgaaaggattcgttctcgaatcttcaaagtctgtaTCAAAGTCAAAAGAGGACAGGTCAGACACATTAAAAGATGTGCTTAGGCCATACTCACTTGGAAGTTCCAATTTgtatgcattgtcgttgatCCTCTCTAGTACTCGAAAAGGTCCGTCGCCTCTTGGATGTAACTTGGTCCGTCGAGATGCTGGAAACCTTTCCTTCCTCATGTGcacccaaacccaatcaccaggtTCGAATACAACATGCTTTCTTCCCTTATTCGCATGTTGTGCATATTgcgcatttttcttctcaatttgagCTCGAATTCGTTCATGCAAGGTTCGAACAGCTtctgcctttttgacaccatttgCGCTTAAACACTTATCAACAAGGATAGGTGATAAATCTAGAGGAGTTAGCGGCtgaaacccataaacaatttcaaaaggagaaTGATTAGTAGTAGAATGAGTGGTTCGATTATATGCAAACTCAGCGATAGGCAAACATTCTTCCCACTTTTTCAAGTTCTTTTGAACAATGGCTCGAAGCAAAGCACCAAGGGTTCGATTGGTTACCTCGGTTTGACCAtccgtttgaggatgactagaagtagaaaatagcaacttAGTTTCCAACTTACCCCAAAGtgatttccagaaatagcttaagaatttcacatccctatcacttacaatagtacgcggtactccatgcaatctaaccacatccttgaagaataaatcagcaacatggcgcgcatcacttgttttcctacaagggataaaatgagccattttagaaaatctatccacTACAACAAAGATACTATCCATACCTCTAAC carries:
- the LOC113687350 gene encoding katanin p80 WD40 repeat-containing subunit B1 homolog KTN80.4-like, producing MDRHQNISLEMLLKLVRVFGSVIYSSISAPSSVGVDIEAEQRLERCNTCFVELEKVKRCLPVLCRRGGSIAKSAHELNLALQEV